Proteins found in one Plasmodium sp. gorilla clade G2 genome assembly, chromosome: 14 genomic segment:
- a CDS encoding rhoptry neck protein 2, translating into MLKFFIFILHIYLYIDSIYASEVSKHLNHEKDELKYASPTFDPKKGTKVIFYMPGNEKGVIPNNVQNGQHGTQTNSSIEYPGSEMKNGKTGTANSEIYNKSHGSSNDNNANNSQNKSINLHIDGNNSNNSNSNNYDLNSEYEKIRRKEEEAARRIARERRADINRRNEGNNSNQHNNQQYGGYESGANTPNSRVNINITNNGPHRNPHNTNIDGHNNNMYNTSNGDYTNGGYSNGDYTNGGYSNGDYTNGGYSNGDYNNGGYNNGGYSNGGYSNGGYSNGDYVKGGYTNGDSSNGDYTYGDYNNGDYNNGDYTNGINNNMHGKNNYNRANGESVNGAYDGLNNGSYKLIGNFNNNQNVDNSYNQNNENDKLHTSNYNINLQDNQNFPYNNPNNISTFNTNIDSSKSERPYFDVYGREYDDNKYTPYNRTNNINTNQNGSTNNGTNNYNTNQNESTNNGTNNYNTNQNGSTNNGTNNFNNNQNGSTNNGTNNYNINQNGSTNNGTNNFNNNQNGSSMYGSNSKGTYGPNGTPYYVEHPEYDNGKYMPDFHVRDSKDSIGPGGDYHNLYQNTYGNEKNPNIFPGSPHNINVYSVHHKPDNVANGGLNNGMNNTMNNGMNYGMNNGLNNGLNNGMNYGMNNSGRNGLNNAHTSNDIHNNGTEYNVHYGNSDSNNTNESVQNENDYSDSDYDDHNSGNKKKVYKSVSERNRKSASQDGSALGYSDSDSDSEYEVVNGENKKYRNKYKGNNEKDKYENNWDSDNYNSDNEIKDGYLSESEREYARKKANEIEDKMNKGEYSRKYKSGKSNASGYDTTQTSDSDDSDIEANAFYVDNGQEMLIKEKEHYSSDSEYHNEESASIGNLNVHFPAENYHFSTYMGFDRRSFLPSNEIELEKMIGANFSNEVKNYCSRHNVAQKKGSYLDISFEYSRALEELRSEMLIDFNKRKHLTNNTDDTILHMIENSEKRKNDPNYKETYEDKDYANNANIFMNEYSNPLSAKYNKILKEYLCHLFVNNPGTKPLERLYYNSLALGELVEPIRNKFKNLASSTIDFNYEIHMASASNIYLLAHFLVLSLAYLSYNEYFTKGTKSFYSLPTILTANSDNSFFMLNEMCNIHYNPNKNFKKDITFIPIESRPKRFTTFYGERRLTCDLLELVLNAIMLINVNEINNVFSNNNVDGYENSLSFSHNAIRIFSKVCPKINNDNVLRCEFEESSLYNPKIIKNDTSEKSSQKNLKKAFDLLRTYAEIESNTAEGNTSPYYVSLILDDMKYNDFYKYTLWYEPRELIYGDLKGMRMKKKKNTKYIYNDFIKKSTKLKKNLIKNDLKYNLKSKGLVFLYAMIDKYGSILNKSQKTKIQFLNNTSSIRYYLYLNKVIFKSAKTYLEIMKRVLEELQTSTNTPMKFLVRGNYIDNLNNIARNDNMFYANLFVLTALSRRDPVKDYYSDKRKMLSATLSEKFANSTSMLIPHKLRKLVVSMKKGFLKKKLLTSLAKIKLLQHIPAHMLENITTSIRFTTHTIATMQIMQNAKYMSKNNYSQYDSKGMLARQIFTNGGFAEYADNLMAKWFSKGFEEYKREQIENFKLENSIDSELRDSERVDENDTSEESAKKKLKDLQLEEREKMKKENSLLFNQSDKWDQFINKELVRALGLWLEFNDNPTNASSFVYKLVQDSKYLLENNLDNNIIFSRTVQPTKQTAFRRFFNKLLSLGNMLLRKPSFKVEHALWFGATIDIKKAFILLEKVSELHKMLNNHDESWLINEAFIEIVDHVVDLSTYKHVREPFGVARNPGMMAINPKYAELSHENRLRELQNSMCADHCSSVWKVISSFALHHLKNPDSLHTYESKFSKNSFGNKIDDKDFVHNFKMILGGDAALHYFDNLLPKTMKKDLKAMKYGVSLTSAFSLKLTKIIFSQMQLPYLSQMFYMQAPYFGHFIGKWQKKRQQSRLKEIMSFMTLGSLSAYTLFSAMDITQQAKDIGTGPVATCFATRTTPPQQICLNSVLSTTLTNSTQSAMKCVFSVGLFASIGPYLFAPMAGLAVWKILKSEFKVLQRIDMALKNVFKNMWNKFLSLKGISKLRGIFKRKKVMKKKIIENATRKMNEMKNNPEKAKAHQMALKKNNNYSKGTYHYISYAKIKI; encoded by the coding sequence atgttaaaattttttatattcattttacacatatatttatacatcgATTCAATATATGCATCAGAAGTAAGCAAACATTTAAATCATGAGAAAGATGAATTGAAATATGCTAGTCCAACGTTTGATCCCAAGAAAGGTACAAaggttattttttatatgccAGGAAATGAAAAAGGTGTTATACCGAATAATGTACAAAATGGACAACATGGAACCCAAACAAATTCTTCTATAGAATATCCTGGGAGTGAAATGAAGAATGGAAAAACAGGAACAGCTAATtctgaaatatataataaatcccATGGATCttctaatgataataatgcaAATAATTCTCAAAATAAAAGCATAAATTTACATATAGATggaaataattcaaataatagtaattctaataattatgatttaAACAgtgaatatgaaaaaattagaagaaaagaagaagaagctGCAAGAAGAATAGCAAGGGAAAGAAGGGCAGATATAAATAGAAGAAATGAAGGTAATAATTCTAACCAACATAATAATCAACAATATGGAGGATATGAATCTGGTGCAAATACACCCAATAGTagagtaaatataaatataacaaataatggACCACATAGAAATCCACATAATACTAACATTGATGgtcacaataataatatgtataatacaAGTAATGGTGATTATACTAATGGTGGTTATTCTAATGGTGATTATACTAATGGTGGTTATTCTAATGGTGATTATACTAATGGTGGTTATTCTAATggtgattataataatggtGGTTATAATAATGGTGGTTATTCTAATGGTGGTTATTCTAATGGTGGTTATTCTAATGGTGATTATGTTAAAGGTGGTTATACTAATGGTGATTCTTCCAATGGTGATTATACCTACggtgattataataatggtgattataataatggaGATTATACTAAtggtataaataataatatgcatggtaaaaataattataatagagCTAATGGGGAATCTGTTAATGGAGCTTATGATGGATTGAATAATGGATCATATAAGTTAATTGGTAATTTCAATAATAACCAAAATGTAGATAATTCttataatcaaaataatgaaaatgataaattacACACATCAAATTACAATATAAATCTTCAAGATAATCAAAATTTTCCATATAATAAcccaaataatatatcaaccTTTAACACAAATATCGATTCAAGTAAATCGGAAAGACCATATTTTGATGTGTATGGAAGagaatatgatgataataaatatactcCATATAAtagaacaaataatataaacacaaATCAAAATGGATCAACAAATAACGgaacaaataattataacacAAATCAAAATGAATCAACAAATAACGgaacaaataattataacacAAATCAAAATGGATCAACAAATAATGGAACAAATAATTTCAACAATAATCAAAATGGATCAACAAATAACGgaacaaataattataacataAATCAAAATGGATCAACAAATAACGGAACAAATAATTTCAACAATAATCAAAATGGATCATCAATGTATGGATCTAATAGCAAAGGAACATATGGACCTAACGGAACTCCTTATTATGTGGAACATCCAGAATATGATAATGGAAAATATATGCCTGACTTTCATGTAAGAGATTCCAAGGATTCCATAGGACCTGGAGGGGATTACCATAATTTGTATCAAAACACATATGGAAATGAAAAGAATCCAAATATTTTTCCAGGAAGTcctcataatataaatgtatattctGTTCACCATAAACCAGATAATGTTGCAAATGGTGGTTTAAATAATGGTATGAATAATACTATGAATAATGGTATGAATTATGGAATGAATAATGGTTTAAATAATGGTTTAAATAATGGTATGAATTATGGTATGAATAATTCAGGAAGAAATGGATTAAATAATGCACATACTTCTAatgatatacataataatggAACCGAATATAATGTACACTATGGAAACAGTGATTCTAATAATACGAATGAAAGTgtacaaaatgaaaatgattatAGTGATAGTGACTATGATGATCATAACTCAGGGAACAAAAAGAAAGTATATAAAAGTGTATCCGAAAGGAATAGAAAATCTGCTTCTCAAGATGGTTCAGCATTAGGATATAGTGACAGCGATAGTGATAGTGAATACGAAGTAGTAAAtggagaaaataaaaaatacagaAATAAGTATAAGggaaataatgaaaaagataaatatgaaaataattggGATTCcgataattataattctgATAATGAAATTAAAGATGGTTATTTAAGTGAATCTGAAAGAGAATATGCAAGAAAAAAAGCGAATGAAATTGaagataaaatgaataaaggGGAATAttcaagaaaatataaaagtggTAAATCGAATGCATCCGGATATGATACAACACAAACATCCGATTCGGATGATTCTGATATTGAAGCAAATGCGTTTTATGTAGATAATGGACAAGAAatgttaataaaagaaaaagaacatTATTCAAGTGATTCAGAATATCATAATGAAGAATCTGCTTCTATTGGAAATTTAAATGTACATTTCCCTGCTgaaaattatcatttttcaACGTATATGGGATTTGATAGAAGATCGTTTTTACCATCCAATGAAATtgaattagaaaaaatgatTGGAGCAAACTTTTCAAATGAAGTCAAAAATTATTGTAGCCGTCACAATGTTGCACAAAAAAAAGGAAGCTATCTTGATATATCATTTGAATATTCTAGAGCATTAGAAGAATTAAGATCTGAAATGCTCATAGATTTTAATAAACGTAAACATTTAACAAATAATACTGATGACACCATTTTACACATGATAGAAAATTcagagaaaagaaaaaatgatcCTAATTATAAAGAAACATATGAAGATAAAGATTATGCTAATAATGCTAATATCTTTATGAATGAATATAGTAATCCATTAAGtgcaaaatataataaaatattaaaagaatatctTTGCcatttatttgttaataaTCCAGGTACTAAACCATTAGAGAGATTGTATTATAACAGTTTAGCATTAGGAGAACTTGTTGAGCCAAttagaaataaatttaaaaatttagcATCATCTACAATTGATTTTAATTATGAAATCCATATGGCATCGGcatctaatatatatttacttgcACATTTCTTAGTATTATCTTTGGCATATCTttcatataatgaatatttcACGAAAGGAACCAAATCATTTTATTCATTACCAACCATACTTACAGCTAATTCTGATAATAGTTTTTTCATGTTAAATGAAATGTGtaatattcattataatcccaataaaaattttaaaaaagacaTAACGTTTATACCTATTGAATCAAGGCCTAAAAGATTTACAACATTTTATGGTGAGAGAAGATTAACATGTGATTTATTAGAATTAGTATTAAATGCTATTATGTTAATTAATGTTAATGAAATAAACAATGtattttctaataataatgtagatGGATATGAAAATTCCTTATCGTTTTCACATAATGCTATTAGAATATTTTCCAAAGTATGTcctaaaattaataatgataatgtatTAAGATGTGAATTTGAGGAATCAAGTTTATATAATCCTAAAATTATTAAGAATGATACGTCAGAAAAATCGAGTCAAAAGAACTTAAAGAAAGCATTTGATTTATTAAGAACTTATGCTGAAATAGAAAGCAATACAGCTGAAGGTAACACAAGTCCATATTATGTAAGTCTTATATTAGAtgatatgaaatataatgatTTCTATAAATATACCCTTTGGTATGAACCTAGAGAATTAATATATGGAGATCTGAAAGGTATgagaatgaagaaaaagaagaatacaaaatatatatataacgattttataaaaaaaagtaccaaattaaaaaagaatttaataaaaaatgatttaaaatataatttaaaaagtaAAGGATtagtatttttatatgcaaTGATTGATAAATATGGaagtatattaaataaaagtcAAAAGACAAAAAttcaatttttaaataatacttCATCTATacgttattatttatatttaaacaaaGTAATATTCAAATCAGCTAAAACGTATTTAGAAATTATGAAAAGAGTATTAGAAGAATTACAAACGTCTACTAATACTCCAATGAAATTTCTTGTTAGAGGAAATTATATAgacaatttaaataatattgctagaaatgataatatgtttTATGCAAACTTATTTGTATTAACAGCATTATCTAGAAGGGATCCAGTAAAAGATTATTATAGTGATAAAAGGAAAATGTTGTCTGCAACATTATCTGAGAAATTTGCTAATTCTACATCTATGTTAATACCTCACAAACTTAGAAAATTAGTTGTATCTATGAAGAAGggatttttaaaaaagaaattactTACATCATTAGCaaagataaaattattacaaCATATACCTGCACACATGttagaaaatataacaaCAAGTATACGTTTCACAACACATACAATAGCAACTATGCAAATTATGCAAAACGCTAAATATATGTCTAAGAACAATTACTCTCAGTATGATAGTAAGGGTATGTTAGCTAGACAAATATTCACAAATGGTGGTTTCGCAGAATATGCAGATAATTTAATGGCCAAATGGTTTTCTAAAGGTtttgaagaatataaaagaGAACAAATTGAAAATTTCAAATTGGAAAATTCGATCGATTCTGAATTAAGAGATTCCGAAAGGgttgatgaaaatgatacaTCAGAAGAAAGTGCCaagaagaaattaaaagatCTTCAATTAgaagaaagagaaaaaatgaaaaaagaaaatagtttattatttaatcaAAGTGATAAATGGGAtcaatttataaataaggaACTTGTTAGAGCATTAGGTTTATGGTTAGAATTTAATGATAATCCAACTAATGCATCATCGTTTGTTTATAAATTAGTACAAGAtagtaaatatttattagaaaataacctagataataatattatcttttctAGAACAGTACAACCAACTAAACAAACCGCTTTTAGAAGAttctttaataaattattatctcTTGGAAATATGCTTTTAAGAAAACCTAGTTTTAAAGTAGAACATGCATTATGGTTTGGTGCAActatagatataaaaaaagcatttatattattagaaaaagTAAGTGAATTACATAAAATGTTAAATAATCATGATGAATCCTGGTTAATTAATGAAGCATTTATAGAAATTGTTGATCATGTGGTAGATTTAAGTACATATAAACATGTAAGAGAACCATTTGGTGTAGCAAGAAATCCTGGAATGATGGCAATAAATCCTAAATATGCAGAATTATCTCATGAAAATAGACTTAGAGAATTACAAAATTCTATGTGTGCTGATCATTGTTCTTCTGTATGGAAAGTTATATCTTCTTTTGCATTACACCATTTAAAGAATCCTGATAGCTTACATACATATGAAAGTAAGTTTTCTAAAAATTCTTTTGGTAACAAAATTGATGATAAAGattttgttcataattttaaGATGATACTAGGAGGAGATGCAGCTTTacattattttgataatttattaCCAAAAACAATGAAAAAAGATTTGAAAGCAATGAAATATGGTGTATCATTAACATCTGCATTTTCACTCAAATTAACTAAAATAATTTTCAGTCAAATGCAATTACCTTACTTAAGTCAAATGTTTTATATGCAAGCTCCATATTTTGGTCATTTTATAGGAAAATggcaaaaaaaaagacaacaAAGCAGACTTAAAGAAATCATGTCTTTTATGACTCTTGGTAGTTTATCTGCTTATACACTTTTTAGTGCTATGGATATAACACAACAAGCTAAAGATATAGGTACAGGACCAGTAGCTACCTGTTTTGCAACTAGAACGACTCCTCCACAACAAATATGTTTAAATTCAGTTCTTAGTACCACATTAACTAATTCTACTCAATCAGCTATGAAATGTGTTTTCTCTGTTGGTCTCTTCGCATCTATAGGACCATACTTATTTGCTCCTATGGCAGGTCTAGCTGTATGGAAAATCTTAAAATCTGAATTCAAAGTTTTACAAAGAATAGATATGGcattaaaaaatgttttcAAAAATATGTGGAATAAATTCTTATCCCTAAAAGGAATTAGTAAATTAAGAGGTATCTTTAAGAGAAAGAAAGtcatgaaaaagaaaattatagaaAATGCCACTCGTAAAATGAATGAAATGAAGAACAACCCAGAAAAGGCCAAGGCTCATCAAATGGccctaaaaaaaaataataactatTCTAAAGGAACCTACCATTATATATCATAcgcaaaaataaaaatataa
- a CDS encoding leucine-rich repeat protein has protein sequence MNEIDNNEARNDVDSSLKILSILKISSIIKDGDISNCKELILKNRNIEECEELYQMKNLQKIDLSENKLKDLKMVEMNLNLQQIILQKNIIDNINYLNNINNLTYLNLSYNKIKIIDHICHLKNMKTLILAYNEIEKVPNLSSLQNLEVLILKNNMIEKFAKPAKEMKQLKKISLSFNKIREFFFGSHFSQVQELRLNNNKLINISKDIIYMTNLKLLCIQNNFIIKHDFLDYLSQLNYLKNIVLSDNPFFKNMNVHLLNELIKKLKYLKNINFVPIPENRKFVNFLFDSSKNNSINDENLNHMDSKPKFKHNTKQYKQKIIPVNKNSRNIFKKKERN, from the coding sequence atgaatgaaatagataataatgaagCAAGGAACGATGTTGATTCAagtttgaaaatattaagcatattaaaaatatcatcAATTATTAAAGATGGAGATATATCTAATTGTAAAGagttaattttaaaaaataggAATATAGAAGAATGTGAAGAGTTATATCAAATGAAGAATTTACAAAAAATTGATTTAAGTgagaataaattaaaagatttaAAGATGGTTGAAATGAATTTAAATTtacaacaaataatattacaaaagaatataatagataatataaattatttaaataatataaataacttgacatatttaaatttgtcctataataaaattaaaataatagatCATATTtgtcatttaaaaaatatgaagacaTTAATATTAGCATATAATGAAATAGAAAAAGTTCCGAATTTATCAAGTTTACAAAATTTAGaagtattaatattaaaaaataatatgatagaAAAATTTGCTAAACCAGCTAAAGAAATGAAACAgcttaaaaaaatatcactttcttttaataaaataagagagtttttttttggttCTCACTTTTCTCAAGTACAAGAATTAAGACTAAATAATAACaagttaataaatattagcaaggatataatatatatgacaaaTTTAAAACTTTTatgtatacaaaataattttattataaaacatgATTTTTTAGATTATTTAAGTCaactaaattatttaaaaaacatCGTACTTTCAGATAATcccttttttaaaaatatgaatgttcatttattaaatgaattaatcaaaaaattaaaatatttaaaaaatattaattttgttCCAATACCTGAAAATAGGAAATTtgtaaattttctttttgattcatcaaaaaataattcgataaatgatgaaaatttaaATCATATGGATTCTAAACCAAAATTTAAACATAATACAAAACagtataaacaaaaaataatacctgtgaataaaaatagtcgcaatatttttaagaaaaaagagagaaactaa